A window of Panicum virgatum strain AP13 chromosome 8K, P.virgatum_v5, whole genome shotgun sequence contains these coding sequences:
- the LOC120644334 gene encoding uncharacterized protein LOC120644334 — protein MANGILGLLCKRHYPGAMDIAGVRQPASSWEHYIAAPDGPDEEGRAFDNKAHRVLNELWNFYRCEEGMMPRAMQVASRACYKLVADMLYEACIQAVVDYKARIEKVRIYKGPARDIRLTRE, from the exons ATGGCCAATGGCATCCTAGGCCTCCTCTGCAAGCGACACTACCCAGGCGCCATGGATATTGCTGGGGTACGTCAGCCAGCCTCTTCGTGGGAGCACTACATCGCCGCACCGGATGGACCAGATGAGGAAGGCAGGGCATTTGACAACAAGGCGCACCGGGTGTTGAACGAATTATGG AATTTCTACAGATGCGAGGAGGGAATGATGCCCAGGGCGATGCAGGTGGCTAGCAGAGCTTGTTACAAGCTGGTGGCGGATATGCTTTATGAGGCGTGCATCCAGGCCGTCGTCGACTACAAGGCCAGGATCGAAAAAGTGAGGATCTACAAAGGACCTGCGAGAGACATCAGACTTACCCGGGAATAA